A portion of the Simkania negevensis Z genome contains these proteins:
- a CDS encoding Fic family protein, whose product MTSISAVSNRTIQFLNESNYMEGIHEIDYANPTFQDPQKGHFGAFTLSQDAGRNHTPLSVKILRTWQALLGKEQQEQSGDHIDDREIGHIRGPSLQKNVRIGKHVPPSYERVPALLQCWVEDFNEDLAKNHEIYTKDDEAFANFAGSYFLRFERIHPFGDGNGRMGRLIANYISAYCNRPLLIFPAEYSLRNRYIEAHESEEAMINYFSQRIAEARS is encoded by the coding sequence ATGACTTCTATCTCAGCTGTCTCTAACAGAACGATTCAATTTCTGAACGAAAGCAACTACATGGAAGGGATTCATGAAATCGATTATGCAAATCCTACGTTTCAGGATCCCCAAAAAGGGCACTTTGGAGCATTTACCCTGTCACAAGATGCAGGCAGAAACCACACACCCTTGTCGGTAAAAATTCTACGCACTTGGCAAGCCCTACTGGGAAAAGAGCAGCAAGAACAAAGTGGAGATCACATCGACGATAGAGAAATTGGCCATATCCGCGGTCCATCGCTGCAGAAAAATGTCCGAATTGGAAAGCATGTTCCTCCCAGTTACGAACGTGTCCCTGCTCTGCTACAGTGTTGGGTTGAGGACTTCAATGAAGATTTAGCAAAGAATCATGAAATATACACCAAAGACGATGAAGCTTTCGCAAATTTTGCAGGCTCGTACTTCCTCCGGTTTGAAAGAATCCATCCTTTTGGCGATGGAAATGGCAGGATGGGACGATTAATCGCTAACTACATCTCGGCCTACTGCAACCGGCCTCTTCTCATCTTCCCAGCAGAGTATTCATTGCGAAACAGGTATATCGAAGCCCACGAATCTGAAGAAGCCATGATAAACTACTTCTCACAGAGAATCGCTGAAGCAAGAAGCTAA
- a CDS encoding alpha/beta hydrolase family protein has translation MSYLKGTKVCLLFLILLSTFNLAWAYHQGKVILDKKYQEPDNQETRTYQDVILDCGQDGRAMFTISLPEIIPDGGLPCIVIVGGLMTGRESLRFVPDHGDYALVAYEYSDTLKKLRKLDVLWNLLSVRKALLEVPPQLIEIIKYLQEQTWLGPKPIEFMGYSFGSIFIPVTYVTAQEEGIKLGPAVLAYGGAGIHCLLKANLKVPGFLKGPVSSMAAALFKPIDPLLYAPKMKGKFLIINGLYDTQIPFECAQRLQDVIPEPKTVVNLETEHMSPDNTELTLRLINISRQWLEEND, from the coding sequence ATGAGCTACCTAAAAGGCACCAAAGTCTGTTTACTTTTTCTTATTCTCCTCTCCACATTTAATCTTGCATGGGCGTATCACCAAGGGAAGGTCATTTTGGATAAAAAATATCAGGAGCCTGATAATCAGGAGACGCGTACTTATCAAGATGTGATTCTCGATTGTGGCCAAGATGGAAGGGCTATGTTTACGATTAGCCTTCCAGAAATCATTCCAGATGGGGGTCTTCCTTGTATCGTGATTGTTGGTGGGCTCATGACGGGGAGAGAAAGTCTTCGCTTCGTTCCAGATCATGGAGACTATGCTCTTGTAGCCTATGAGTATTCTGATACGCTAAAAAAACTGCGTAAGCTAGATGTTTTATGGAATCTGTTATCTGTTCGAAAGGCCCTTTTGGAGGTACCCCCACAGCTAATTGAAATCATCAAGTACTTGCAGGAGCAAACTTGGCTGGGGCCGAAACCGATTGAATTCATGGGGTATAGCTTTGGGTCGATTTTTATTCCTGTGACGTATGTGACAGCTCAAGAAGAGGGGATAAAACTAGGTCCTGCGGTATTAGCTTATGGTGGAGCGGGGATTCACTGCCTTCTCAAAGCAAATCTCAAGGTGCCAGGTTTCCTCAAAGGGCCGGTTTCCTCGATGGCCGCAGCTTTATTTAAACCCATTGATCCGTTACTTTATGCTCCGAAGATGAAAGGGAAATTTTTGATCATCAACGGCCTTTATGATACCCAAATTCCCTTCGAATGTGCTCAAAGGCTGCAAGATGTGATTCCTGAGCCAAAAACGGTAGTCAATCTCGAAACAGAGCACATGTCACCTGACAATACAGAGTTGACACTTCGTCTCATCAATATCAGCCGTCAATGGCTGGAAGAAAACGATTAG